From the genome of Alphaproteobacteria bacterium, one region includes:
- a CDS encoding N-acetylmuramoyl-L-alanine amidase yields the protein MARAMWIEPEIVDLTDVSNKLERKGTRQASAVNAAILHQTADDRGSEPMQFKNTRAHFVVTKTGKIVRLHPVEAMLWASNAFNDVGVAIEFAGHFPTEKGIWWTGNSARNVPTNLQVEAGRELVLFLYMKHGIKHVYAHRQGYLPDNGIYKAGIVNQRSNCPGPDIWYCVGEWAKSNLGLGDGGAGYKIGNGTAIPDSWRSARVPSF from the coding sequence ATGGCACGCGCGATGTGGATCGAGCCCGAGATCGTCGATCTGACCGACGTCAGCAACAAGCTCGAGCGCAAGGGCACGCGGCAGGCGTCGGCGGTCAACGCCGCCATCCTGCACCAGACCGCCGACGATCGCGGCAGCGAGCCGATGCAGTTCAAGAACACCAGGGCGCATTTCGTCGTGACCAAGACCGGCAAGATCGTCCGGCTGCATCCGGTCGAAGCCATGCTCTGGGCGTCGAACGCCTTCAACGATGTCGGCGTCGCCATCGAGTTCGCCGGACATTTCCCGACCGAGAAGGGCATCTGGTGGACGGGCAATTCGGCGCGCAACGTGCCGACGAACCTGCAGGTCGAGGCCGGTCGCGAACTCGTGCTGTTTCTGTACATGAAGCACGGCATCAAGCACGTCTATGCCCACCGCCAAGGCTACCTGCCGGACAACGGCATCTACAAGGCGGGCATCGTCAACCAGCGCTCGAACTGCCCCGGGCCTGATATCTGGTACTGCGTCGGCGAATGGGCGAAGTCCAACCTCGGCCTCGGCGACGGCGGCGCGGGCTACAAGATCGGCAACGGCACGGCGATTCCCGACAGCTGGCGAAGCGCCCGGGTCCCATCCTTCTGA
- a CDS encoding DUF465 domain-containing protein, with protein MSTPDRIEALKQRHQVLEQAIDDENARPYPNEEVLHELKKKKLRLKDEILSLSTRH; from the coding sequence ATGAGCACGCCGGATCGTATCGAAGCCCTGAAGCAGCGGCACCAGGTGCTGGAACAGGCCATCGACGACGAGAACGCCAGACCCTATCCGAACGAGGAAGTGCTCCACGAACTGAAGAAGAAAAAGCTCAGGCTGAAGGACGAGATCCTCTCGCTGTCCACACGCCACTGA
- a CDS encoding UbiX family flavin prenyltransferase, with product MSSPDHPQPRLIVGISGASGVIYGVRLLQALRALPVETHLVMTRTAEVTLAYETELKVKDVKALADVTHNPTDLAAAISSGSFRTLGMVIAPCSMRSLGEIAAGISSSLLTRAADVVLKERRKLVLMVRETPLHAVHLRNMVTVSELGAIVAPAMPAFYSRPATVDDIVNHSVGRILDLFDLDAGIVKRWGG from the coding sequence ATGTCAAGCCCCGACCATCCACAACCCCGGCTGATCGTCGGCATTTCCGGCGCCTCGGGCGTGATCTACGGCGTGCGCCTGCTGCAGGCGCTGCGCGCGCTGCCGGTCGAGACCCATCTGGTGATGACCAGGACCGCCGAGGTCACGCTGGCCTACGAGACCGAACTCAAGGTCAAGGACGTCAAGGCGCTGGCAGACGTGACGCACAACCCCACCGACCTCGCCGCGGCGATCTCCTCGGGCTCGTTCCGCACCCTTGGCATGGTGATCGCACCCTGCTCGATGCGTTCGCTGGGCGAGATCGCCGCGGGCATCTCGAGTTCGCTGCTGACGCGCGCCGCCGACGTGGTGCTGAAGGAGCGCCGCAAGCTGGTGCTGATGGTGCGCGAGACGCCGCTGCACGCGGTGCACCTGCGCAACATGGTGACGGTGTCCGAGCTGGGCGCGATCGTCGCGCCGGCGATGCCGGCTTTCTACAGCCGGCCGGCGACGGTCGACGACATCGTCAACCACTCGGTGGGCCGCATACTCGACCTGTTCGATCTCGACGCGGGGATCGTGAAGCGCTGGGGCGGCTGA
- a CDS encoding acyl-CoA synthetase yields the protein MPAARPAGKHHVAPVGANIFERDLDRNAANYAPLTPLQFLERSASVYPDRPSVVHGKRRYTWRQTYERARRLASALDKCGIGIGDTVSVMAPNIPEIYEAHFGVPMCGAVLNALNTRLDAAMIAFILDHSETKVLMADREFHGVIRDALAKATVKPLVIDIADSEYAGGEPVGDLTYEDFIAGGDPDHAWEYPADEWNAISLNYTSGTTGNPKGVVFHHRGATLSAYGNATQWAMGMHPTYLWTLPMFHCNGWCFPWTLALVAGTSVCLRRISAKTIFDALADEDVSHMCGAPVILNFIINAAPEERRELPYTVEFMTAAAPPPAAVLEAVEKQGFHITHVYGLTEVYGPATVCAWHDEWDQLSSAERARLKARQGVRYAAEDGVAVLDPLTMMPVANDGATMGEVFFRGNLVMKGYLKNPKATQEAFAGGWFHSGDLGVAHADGYIELRDRSKDIIISGGENISTIEVEGVLYQHPAVLEAAVVARPDEKWGETPCAFVVLKPGMSATAEEITAFCRANMAGYKIPRTIVFRDLPKTSTGKVQKFVLRDWAKAL from the coding sequence ATGCCCGCGGCACGGCCCGCCGGCAAGCACCACGTGGCGCCGGTGGGCGCCAACATCTTCGAGCGCGATCTCGATCGCAACGCCGCCAACTACGCGCCGCTCACGCCGCTGCAATTCCTCGAGCGTTCCGCCAGCGTGTATCCCGACCGCCCATCCGTGGTGCACGGCAAGCGCCGCTACACCTGGCGGCAGACCTACGAACGCGCCCGCCGGCTGGCCTCGGCACTGGACAAGTGCGGCATCGGCATCGGCGACACCGTGTCGGTCATGGCGCCCAACATCCCGGAGATCTACGAGGCGCATTTCGGCGTGCCGATGTGCGGCGCGGTGCTCAACGCGCTCAACACGCGGCTCGACGCGGCGATGATCGCCTTCATTCTGGACCACAGCGAGACCAAGGTGCTGATGGCCGACCGCGAGTTTCACGGCGTGATCAGGGATGCCCTGGCCAAAGCCACCGTGAAGCCGCTGGTGATCGACATTGCCGATTCGGAGTATGCCGGCGGCGAGCCGGTCGGCGATCTCACCTACGAGGACTTCATCGCCGGCGGCGACCCCGACCATGCCTGGGAATACCCCGCTGACGAGTGGAATGCGATCTCGCTGAACTACACTTCGGGCACCACCGGCAACCCCAAGGGCGTGGTCTTCCATCACCGCGGCGCCACGCTGTCGGCCTATGGCAACGCCACGCAGTGGGCGATGGGCATGCATCCCACGTACCTGTGGACGCTGCCGATGTTCCATTGCAACGGCTGGTGCTTTCCCTGGACTCTCGCGCTGGTCGCCGGCACCAGCGTCTGCCTGCGGCGCATCAGCGCCAAGACCATCTTCGACGCGCTGGCCGACGAGGACGTCTCGCACATGTGCGGCGCGCCGGTGATCCTGAACTTCATCATCAACGCCGCGCCGGAGGAACGCCGCGAATTGCCCTACACCGTCGAGTTCATGACCGCGGCGGCGCCGCCGCCGGCTGCCGTGCTCGAGGCGGTGGAGAAGCAGGGCTTCCACATCACCCATGTCTACGGCCTGACCGAGGTCTATGGCCCGGCCACGGTCTGCGCCTGGCACGACGAATGGGACCAGCTCTCGAGCGCCGAGCGGGCCAGGCTGAAGGCGCGCCAGGGCGTGCGCTACGCCGCCGAGGACGGCGTGGCGGTGCTCGATCCCTTGACGATGATGCCGGTGGCCAACGATGGCGCGACCATGGGCGAGGTGTTCTTCCGCGGCAATCTGGTGATGAAGGGCTACCTGAAGAATCCCAAGGCGACGCAGGAGGCCTTCGCCGGCGGCTGGTTCCATTCCGGCGATCTCGGCGTGGCGCATGCCGACGGCTACATCGAGCTGCGCGACCGCTCGAAGGACATCATCATCTCCGGCGGCGAGAACATCTCGACCATCGAGGTCGAAGGCGTCCTGTACCAGCATCCCGCCGTGCTGGAAGCCGCCGTCGTGGCGCGGCCGGACGAGAAATGGGGCGAGACGCCCTGCGCCTTCGTCGTGCTCAAGCCCGGCATGAGCGCCACGGCCGAGGAGATCACCGCCTTCTGCCGCGCCAACATGGCCGGCTACAAGATTCCGCGCACCATCGTCTTCCGCGACCTGCCCAAGACCTCGACGGGCAAGGTGCAGAAATTCGTGCTGCGCGACTGGGCGAAGGCGCTCTAA